The following nucleotide sequence is from Thermostaphylospora chromogena.
GCCGAAGGAGTACGACCAGGGCCAGCACGACGCCCCGGGCGGCGTGCGGGAGGTGCTGTCGGTCTCCTCGGCGGGCATGCTGATCCGCCGCGACGTGTGGGAGGAGGTCGGCGGCCTCGATCCCGGTTTCGAGCTGTTCCGCGACGATCTCGACCTGTGCTGGCGGGTGCGTAACGCCGGGCACAAGGTGCTCAACGTCACCCACGCCGTCGCCTGGCATGCCGAGGCGGCCGCCCGGCGGCGGCGCAGGATAACCGCGAGCGTCCACCACCCCCGCCGCCTCGATCGGCGCAACGCCCTGTTCGTGATCATGGTGAACGTGCCGTTCGGCGCGTTCCTGTGGTCGCTGCTGCGCAACATCGCCCTGTCGCTCGTCCGCGTCGTGCTGCTCCTGCTGGCCAAGCAGCCCGCCGACGCCTTCGACGAGTGCTACGCGATCGGCTGGCTGCTCGCCAGGCCCGGCCGCCTCCTGCGGGCCAGGAGGGCCCGCAGGAAAGGCAGGAAGCAGAACCATCCCAAGGTCAAGAAGATGCTCGCGCCGCGCGGCGCGGCCCTCCACCGGCTGGTGGACATGGTCCGCGGCTACCTGTCGGGGGAGGGGCCCGTCGAGTCCAGCGGCCGCCACCACGCCGCCGCCCGCGCCGAGGACGGCGAGGAGCTGCTGAACGACCGGACCAGCCCGCTGCGGCGCGTGTTCACCAACCCCGGCCTGCTGCTGTTTTCGGCCCTGCTGGCCGTGACGCTCGTCGCCGAGCGCTCGCTGTTCGGCGGCGACCGCCTGGGCGGCGGCACGCTCGTCCCGGTGATCGGCGGAGCCTCCGATCTGTGGCGCCTGTACACCGAGAGCTTCCACGCCACCGGCATCGGCAGCCAAGGGTGGCCGCCGCCGTACGTCGCGGTCCTCGCCGTGATCTCCACGATCACGCTCGGCAAGACGTGGCTGGCGGTGACGGTGCTGCTGCTCGGCTGCGTCCCGCTGGCGGGCCTGTCGGCCTACCTCGCCACCCGGAGGATGATCCCCGGCGTCGGCGCGCGCGTGTGGCTGGCCGCCACCTACGCCCTGCTACCGGTCGCCACCGGCGCGATCGCCGCCGGCCGTCTCGGCACGGCCGTGGTGCTCGTGCTGCTGCCGGTGTACGCCGCGCTCGCCACGGCCATGCTGGGAGGCGAGGGCCGCCGCGCCCGTCGCGCCGCCTGGGGGCTCGGCCTGCTGCTGGCCGTGGGCACGGCGTTCGCCCCCCTCGTCTACCCGTTCACCGTGGTCGTCGGCGCGCTGGGAGCCGTCGCGTTCGGCGCCGCCCGACGGGGCGCCGGAGTCTCGGTCGGTATCGCGCTGGGCGTGCCGCTGGTGCTGCTGTTCCCCTGGCTCGTCCAGCTCCTCGGCCATCCGGAGCAGATCCTGCTGGAGGCGGGCCTGCACCAGCCGGGATTGGCCGACCCCCGGCTGTCCGCGGAATCCCTGCTGGCGTTGAGCCCGGGCGGCCCCGGCATGCCGCCCCTGTGGGTGACGGCGGGGCTGCTCGCGGTGGCGCTGGCCGCCCTGCTGGTGCGGCGCGGGCGGATGGTCGTCGCGGTCGGCTGGGCCGTGATCCTCTTCGGGCTGCTGGTGGCCATCCTGGTGAGCCGGGCGCGGGTGACCGCGATCGCCGGGAGCGTGGCGGCGCACGCCTGGCCGGGCGTGCCGCTGGCGTTCGCCGCGACCGGCGCACTGGTGGTCGCCGCGTTGACCGCGCGCAGGCTGGCCGAGTTGCGCGCCGCGGGCGGCCTGCGCCGGGCGGCGGCGCTGCTCGTCGCGGCGGTGGCCTTCTCCACCCCTGTCCTCGCCGCCGGCTTCTGGGTCTGGAAGGGCGTGGACGGCCCGCTGCGCGGCGACCTGCCCGACGCCATGCCGGTGCTGGCCGCCGCGGGCTCGGCGGACGGCGAGCGCACGCTCGTGCTGCGCTCCACCGGTGACGGCGGTCTGACCTACACCGTGCTGCGCGGCCGTACGCCGATCATCGGCGAGGCCGACCTGCCCGCGCCCGAAGAGGCGCGCTCCAGGCTCGCGACCGCGGCGGCGGGGATCGTCTCCGGGCGGAGCGGTTCCGACACCGAGATCCTGGCCACGTTCGGCGTGCGGTTCGTGGTCCTGGTCGCGCCCATCGATCCCGGTGTCGCCGGGGCGCTGGACTCCCAGCCCGACCTGGTCCGGATGAGCCTGTCCGAGACCACCGGCGTGTGGCGGCTGGCCCGTCCGCTGGGCCGCGTGTGGATCGCCGGCCCCGGCGGGGAGCGGACGCCCGCGACCGTCGGCCGGGGCCCGGACGGTTCGCTGGCCGTGGACGTCCCGCCGGGCGAAGGAGACGAGCGCACGCTCGTGCTCGCCGAGCCGCACGGCGGGTGGCGGGCGACCATGGACGACGAGGAGCTGCCCGCCACCGTCGTGGACGGCTGGGCGCAGGGTTTCACCCTCGGCGCCGCGGGCGGGGAGGTGCGCCTCGTCCACGAGGACGGCCCACGCCGGATCTGGCTGTGGGTGCAGGCCGTGCTCGTCGTGATCGTGCTCGTCCTCGCCGCGCCGGGTGCCCGCTCCTCCGGCGACGAGCCGGATGAGGAGCCGCCGCCCGGCCCGCCCCCGACCGGCCGGAAGCAGGCCGTGCCCTCCGCACCCGAACGCGCCCGGCGCGTGGAGATGGCGGGCCGATGAGCGCTCGGCACGATCCTCGCGGCTTCGAGCCGTACGACTCCCCGAGCGGGCCGCATGGCGCCGACCCGTACGGGTCCGCCGCTTTCCCCGGTGCCGGGACGCCGCACGATCCCGGCGGCGCGCGGTCCGGCCCCGCGGGGGAGGCGCGGACGCCGTCAGAAGGCGCCGAGAGCGGCCAGGACGGGCCGTCTCGGCCGGGTAAGGGTAAGGGCACCCCGAAGGCCGGTGGCGGCCGGAGAAGCCGCGGAGCGCCGGGCCGGGCCCGTCGGAGGGCGCGCCGCGGGGACGCGCCGAGAAGGCCGGGGAGCGGCGTGCGCGTGGTCGAGACGGCCCTGCGCGCGTTGATCGAGAACCGCTTCGGCATGCTCGGCCTGGTCGTGGTCTCCCTGCTCGCCCTGTACGGCGTGGCCTACGCCACCAGGCCGGCCCCTGCCGCGGCCCCGGCCCCCCAGCCCTCGCGTGTCCCCGTCGAGTCGGTGACCGCCGTCTGCCCCGACCTGGCCGGGGCCGCCGTCAGCGTGGTCGCCCCCGGTCAGAACGGGAAGTCCGGGCAGAAGGGGGCCGGTGAGGTGGCGGTCACCGAGCTGGGCGAGGACGGTGAACCGGTCGGAACGCTGACGGAGACGGGACGGCTGTGGCAGAAGACGCCCAAGGGACGTACCGGCCCGCTGCTGGTCGCCGGCGACGGAGCCGTGGCCACCGGCCTGGAGGCGGCGCAGACCGGCACGCAGACCTCGGGCGCGCTGCGCGGCCTGGCCGGGGTGCGCTGTGTGGAGCCGTCCGCGAGCGCCTGGCTGGTCGGTCCCGGCCCGGCCGCCGCCGACGTCACCCTCTACCTCGCGAACGCCGACAGCGCCCCCGCGTCCGTACGGCTCGCGGTCTACGCGGGCGAGGGGACGGTGCTCGACGACCACGGGCTCGTCCTGGAGCCGGGCGAGCATCGGGCGATCCCGCTCAAGGACCTCGCCCCCTCGCCGCTGATCATGGCCGTGGAGGTGCGCACGAGCAAGGGCCGGGTCGCGGTCGCCGCGCGGGCCGCGATGAGCGGCGGACGCGGCGTCGACTGGCTCCCGCAGGCCGCGCCCCCGGCGACCAGGGTCGTGGTGCCCGGCATCCCCGGAGGCGGCGGGAAGCGCGAGCTGTACGTGGCCGCACCGGGCGAGCTGGACGCCGTCGTGTCGATCAAAGCGGTGACCGCGGACGGCGCCTACGCGATGAAGAACCGCGAGACGCTGGAGGTGCCCGCGGGCTCGGTGGCCTCCCTCGACCTCACCACGGGCATCGGCGGGCAGGCCGCGGCGCTCGTGCTCACCTCCGAGACGCCGGTGGTGGCCGGCATGACCGTCACCGCCACGGGGTCCCTGCCCGACGTCGCGTTCTCCGCCGGGGCGGGGCCGATCGACCTGGGCAGCGTGGTGGCCGACAACCGGGCGAGCGGTGGCGACAAGCCCGACAAGGCGGCGACGCTCGTGCTGACCGCGCCGGAGAAGGCGGGCAGGGTGCGGGTGACGGTGATCCCCGCGCGGGGGAGCGCGCCGAAGCCGCTGGAGGTCTCCATCCCGGCCGCCCGCACCCGCGAGGTCGAGCTGCCCGCCGCCCGGGGGCCGTTCAGCGTGGCGCTCACGCCGCTGCCCGGGTCGGGGCCGGTGTACGGCGGGCGCGTGCTGACCGACCGTCTCGGCGACGGACTTCTGATCACCCTGCAGCCGTTGGCCCCGGCCCGCGTCTGGACGCTCGTCCCGCCCCTCACCGACTCCCCGGTCACCGTCCTGCCCTGACCGGACCCCGACCCGGTGAGGGGCGGGCGGCGTCAGTGGCGGTCGTCGTAGCCGGGGTCGACGGTCTCCGGGGACAGGCCGAGGAGGTCGGCCACCTGCTCGACGACGGCGTCGTGGATGAGCGCGCCCAGGGTCTCCCGGTCACGCGCCCTGGCCTCCAGCGGGCGGCGGTAGAGGATGACCGCCGCGGGGTCGGTGCCCGCGGCGGGCTGGGCCCGGCCGAAGGGGATCGGCTCACCGCCCAGCCGTCCCGGGCCGTCGCCCAGTTCGGTGGCCGGGGGAACCTCCTCGACGGCGAACTCGACGGCCGCCAGCTGGGTGCTCCAGCGGGGTTTGAGCCGGTCGACCGCGTCGAGGACCAGGTCGTCGAAGCGCTCGCTCCTCGATCGGGCGATCGGCACGTGTGACGGCGCGATGGGGCCGCGCATCCCCCGGCCGTGTCGGTCGCGCCGCCGCGGCCCGCGTCTGTCACGCCCTCCTGTTACCGAGCTCACAGCGCAAGCTTAGATCCCTCTCGGCCGGAAGGGAGGTGACAGCCCACCGGCATCGGGTGCATCCGTCATACGCTCGGCATACCGGCTCCGCGGCGCGTGCCGCCCGGGGCCGCCGGGGATATGACGGACACGGCAGGAGCACGACGGGAAAGGCTAGACACCTGGCTAATTGTGGCGACACGCTCTTTTAGGGAGCCGCGGTAGTGGCGCCCGGAGCGCTGAGCGGATACGGTCCCTCCGTGAGCCCCGTCCGCCGCTGTTCTCGCACCGCCTGCAGTCAGCCTGCCGTCTTCACGCTCACGTACGTTTACGCCGACTCGACCGCCGTGCTCGGTCCGCTCGCGACGTACGCGGAGCCGCACTGTTACGACCTGTGCGCCGAGCATGCAGAGCGGCTCACCGCGCCGCGCGGGTGGGAGGTCGTGCGCCTGCCCAACGAGGCCGCTCAGCCGACCACCGACGACCTGGAGGCACTCGCCAACGCGGTACGCGAGGCCGCCAAGCCGGCGTCGTCCGGCGATGAGCCCGTCGGCCAGGGCGTCGAGGTCGGACGGCGTGGCCACCTGCGGGTGCTGCGCTCCGCCCAACCCCAGCGTGACCGCTAGTAGGCTCGGAGCGTGCACAGGATCTTCAAGGCGTACGACGTGCGCGGCGTCGTGCCCGACGAGCTCGACGAGCGCGTCGCGGAGGCCGTGGGAGCGGCCTTCGTGGAGGTGACGCGTGCGTCGTCGCTCGTCGTCGCCCACGACATGCGCGCCTCTTCGCGCCCGCTCGCCGACGCCTTCGCCCGTGGCGCGACCGCGCGTGGAGCCGATGTGATCGACGCTGGTCTGGGCTCCACCGACCTGCTCTACTACGCCAGCGGATCCCTCGGCCTGGCGGGTGTGATGTTCACCGCCAGCCACAACCCGGCGCGCTACAACGGCATGAAGATGTGCCGTCCGGGCGCGGTGCCGATCGGCGGTGACACCGGGCTGACCGAGATCCGCGACCGCGCCGCCGAGCTGCTGCGCTCCGGGGTGGACGGCGAGCGCACCGGCAGCGTGATCCGCAAGGACCTGCTGCAGGGGTACGCCGGCCACCTGCGCTCCCTCGTCGACCTGTCGGGCATCCGGCCGCTGAAGGTCGTCGTGGACGCCGGCAACGGGATGGCCGGGCTCACCGTGCCCGTGGTCTTCGACGGGCTGCCCGTCACCCTGATCCCGCTCTACTTCGAGCTGGACGGAACGTTCCCGAACCACGAGGCCAACCCGCTCGAACCCGCCAACCTCGTCGATCTGCGCGAGGCCGTGGTACGCGAGGGCGCCGACATCGGCCTGGCCTACGACGGCGACGCCGACCGCTGCTGGGTGGTGGACGAGCGGGGCGAGTCCGTCTCGCCGTCCTCGATCACCGCGCTGGTCGCGGTGCGGGAGCTGGCTCGCGCCCCCGGGGCGACGATCATCCACAACCTGATCACTTCCAAGAGCGTCCCGGAGATCGTCGCCGAGCACGGCGGGGTGCCGGTGCGCACCCGCGTCGGCCACTCCTTCATCAAGGCCGAGATGGCCCGGACCGGCGCGGTCTTCGGCGGCGAGCACTCGGCGCACTACTACTTCAAGGACTTCTGGTTCGCTGACTCCGGCATGCTCGCGGCCCTGCACGTCCTCGCCGCGCTGGGCGGGCAGGACCGTCCCCTGTCGGAGCTGCTGTCGGGCTATACGCGCTATGTCGCCTCCGGCGAGATCAACAGCAGGGTGGAGGATCAGGCCGCCGCCCTGCGCCGGGTCCGTGAGGCGTACGCGGGGCGCGAGGGTGTCGCCTTCGACGAGCTCGACGGGCTGACGGTGACAGGGCCCGGCTGGTGGTTCAACCTGCGCCCGTCCAACACCGAACCGCTTCTGCGGCTGAACGCCGAAGCGGACGACGAGCGCCTGATGGTGGCGGTGCGGGACGAGGTTCTGGCCGTCGTGAGGGGAGAGCTGTGAAGATCGACGAATGGCTCCTTGAGATCCTCGCCTGCCCGGCGTGCAAGGCGCCGCTGCGGGCCGAGACCGAGCGTGACGAGCTGGCGTGCACGTCCACGACGTGCGGGCTCGTCTACCCGGTGCGGGACGACATCCCGGTGCTGCTGGTCGACGAGGCGCGCCGACCGTGATCGCCGCGCCCGACTGGCGGTGGGATCCGGACAGGCTGGACGATCAGTCCTATCTCCAGGAGGGCGACCCGAGCGGCATGCTCCCGCTCGTGGCCTCGTCGGGCGCGCAGATCCGCATCGCCTACCGCGCCGCCTCCGAAGCGGGCCTGGACCGGCTGGCCGATGACGGTCGTCCCCGGGCCGTCGTCGTCGCCGGGGCGGGGGCGGCCGCGCTCGCCGGCGACATCCTGGCCGCGGTGTGCGGCCCGGGCCTCCCACTGCCCGTCGTCACCGTGCGCTCCCGGCGGCTGCCCGGCTGGGTGGGCGCGACCGACCTGGTGATCGTGGTCTCCCGCTCGGGCCGTACGGCCGACACGCTCGCCGTCGCCGCGGACGCCGTACGACGGGGCTGCTACCTGCTCGTCGTGGGAGGCGAGGACACCCCGCTGCAGGAGATCGCCGCGCGGGCGAGGGCGCCGTTCGTCCCGGTGAGCACGCCCGGGCCGTCCCGGGCGGCCCTGTGGGAGATGGTGGTCCCCCTCCTCGTGGCGGCGGACGCGTTGCGCCTGACCAGGGCGGGACAGCAGGTCTTCGAAGCCGCGGCGCGTCGGCTGGAGGACGTCGCCCACCGCTGCCGGCCGTCCAGCGAATCGTTCATCAACCCCGGAAAGCTGCTGGCTTTGGAGCTGGCCGAGACGGTCCCGCTGGTGTGGGGGACGTCGCCGCTCACCGCCGCCGCGGCCCGCCGTTTCGGCTGCCAGCTCGCCGAGAACGCCGGCTACCCGGCGCTGTGGGGTGAGTTCCCCGACGTCGGCCACGGCCAGGTCATGACCCTGGACGGCCCGTTCGCGCGGCGAGACGTGTTCGCCGACGACCCCGGGCGGTCGCTGCGGCTGTTCATGCTGCGCGATCTCGGCGAGTCGCCGGAGGAGGCCGAGTGGCGCGAGACGTGCCTGCGGCTGGCGGAGGAACGCGACGTGCCGGTCAGCGAGCTGACCGCCGAGGGGGACCACCCGTTGGAGCGGATCGCCGGTCTGGTCGGTCTGCTGGATTACGGAAGCGTGTATCTGGCATTGGGGTACGGCGTCGATCCGACGCCGATACCCGCGATCATGGAGCTGAGGGCGCGCAGCACCCAATAGGATCCGGTAAGTCGGAATCCGGCCGATAAGTGAGTGGAGTCTGCAGTGGCAGCGGGCGGTGGTACGAAGGCGATAATCGCGGCGCTGGCCGCGAACCTGTCGATCGCAGCGGCCAAGTTCGTGGCCTTCCTGATCACCTCGTCGTCCTCGATGCTCGCCGAGTCGATCCACTCCGTGGCCGACTCGGGCAACCAGGTGCTGCTGCTGATCGGTGGCAAGCGCGCCGCCCGCGCGCGCACCCGGCTCCACCCGTTCGGTTACGGCCGTGAACGCTACTTCTACGCCTTCGTGGTGGCGGTCGTGCTGTTCACGGTCGGTGCGCTGTTCTCGATCTACGAGGGCTATCACAAGATCGTCGATCCGCACCCGGTGGAGACGCCCATCGTGGCGTTCGGTGTGCTGATCTTCGCGATCATCGCCGAGGCGTTCTCCTTCCGCACCGCGATCAAGGAGGCGAACGAGGTACGCGGCCGGCAGGGCTGGGTGCAGTTCATCCGCCACTCCAAGTCGCCGGAGCTGCCGGTCATCGTCCTGGAGGATTTCGGCGCCCTGCTCGGCCTGATCTTCGCGCTGTTCGGCGTGGCCATGGCGGTGATCACCGGCAACCCGCTCTGGGACGGCATCGGCACGATCATGATCGGCGTGCTGCTGGCCATCATCGCGATCGTCCTCGCCGTGGAGACCAAGTCCCTGCTGATCGGGGAGAGCGCCGGGGCCGAGACCGAGGAGAAGATCATCCAGGCGTTGACCGGCGGTCCCGAGGTGTCCCGGGTCATCCATCTGCGCACCCTGCACATCGGCCCGGAGGAGCTGCTGGTCGCGGCCAAGATCGCGGTGGACCACGACGACACGGCGGCCGAGGTGGCCCGCGGTATCGACGCCGCCGAGCAGCGCGTCCGCGCGGCGGTGCCGTACGCCCGGATCATCTACCTGGAGCCCGACCTCTACCGGGACGGGCAGGCCCGGCCGGCCGCGGCCCGCGCCGCGAACGAGGGGACGAACTCGGCCGCGGACGGCGAAGGCTGACGCGCTCCCGCCCGCAGGCGCGGCCACCGGCGCCGGCACGGCGCCTTCCCCGACGTGGTGACGTGCTCGCGCTGGAGGAGCGGCGGCCTCGTCGACGCGGAGCCCTCCCCGATGCGGGGAACGCTCCCGAGTCGTGGGAGCGGTGGTCTCGTCGGTGCGGCCACCCTCTCCTACGTGATGACGTGTCCGTGCCGCGGGAGCGGGGTCTTCACCGGTGCGGCGCCTTCCCCGATGCGGTGGCGCGCTCGCGCAGCAGTCGCAGCGCCTTCTCCTTCTCGAAGTCGAGGACGCGGCGTGGCGCCTGCACCCTGCCGATACGCAGGCCGAGTTCCCGTACGGCCTGCGCGACCGCGGGATCGGTGAGCACCCTCAGCCCGAACGCCAGCTCGGCCGGTGAGACGTTGAAACGCTTCTCCAGCTCCACCGCCTGGGCGACGGCGGCCAGCTCCTCCTCGCCGAACCGGCGGTGCGCCCCTTTGCCGCGGACGGGCGGGAGGAGGCCGAGCGCCTCCCGGTAGCGGAGCATGCGAGGGGACATGCCGAGTCGGCGAGCCGCTTCCGTGATACGCATCTTTACATTCTTGTGTCAGGTTCGCCCGCGTCAAGGTGCGTCGTGGCGGAAGAGCCACCTAGACTCCGTGCGGGACGACATACGGCATGAGGGGAATGCACAGCATGGACTTCAAGGTCGCCGACCTTTCTCTCGCGGCCTTCGGGCGTAAGGAGATCCAGCTCGCGGAGCACGAGATGCCCGGCCTGATGGCCATCCGCAAGGAGTACGCCGGCTCCCGGCCGCTCAGCGGTGCGAAGATCACTGGATCGCTGCACATGACGATCCAGACGGCGGTCCTCATCGAGACGCTGGTCGAGCTGGGCGCCGAGGTGCGGTGGGCGAGCTGCAACATCTTCTCCACCCAGGACCACGCCGCTGCGGCCGTCGTCGTCGGCCCCGACGGCACGCCCGACGACCCGAAGGGCGTCCCGGTGTTCGCCTGGAAGGGCGAGACGCTGGAAGAGTACTGGTGGTGCACGGAACAGGCGCTGACCTGGCCCGGGGGCGACGGCCCCAACATGATCCTGGACGACGGCGGCGACGCCACGCTGCTGGTGCACAAGGGCGCCGAGTACGAGGCCGCCGGTGCCGTGCCCACCCCCAACGAGGACGACCCGGAGGAGTGGAAGGTCGTCCTCG
It contains:
- a CDS encoding phosphomannomutase/phosphoglucomutase — translated: MHRIFKAYDVRGVVPDELDERVAEAVGAAFVEVTRASSLVVAHDMRASSRPLADAFARGATARGADVIDAGLGSTDLLYYASGSLGLAGVMFTASHNPARYNGMKMCRPGAVPIGGDTGLTEIRDRAAELLRSGVDGERTGSVIRKDLLQGYAGHLRSLVDLSGIRPLKVVVDAGNGMAGLTVPVVFDGLPVTLIPLYFELDGTFPNHEANPLEPANLVDLREAVVREGADIGLAYDGDADRCWVVDERGESVSPSSITALVAVRELARAPGATIIHNLITSKSVPEIVAEHGGVPVRTRVGHSFIKAEMARTGAVFGGEHSAHYYFKDFWFADSGMLAALHVLAALGGQDRPLSELLSGYTRYVASGEINSRVEDQAAALRRVREAYAGREGVAFDELDGLTVTGPGWWFNLRPSNTEPLLRLNAEADDERLMVAVRDEVLAVVRGEL
- a CDS encoding SIS domain-containing protein, coding for MIAAPDWRWDPDRLDDQSYLQEGDPSGMLPLVASSGAQIRIAYRAASEAGLDRLADDGRPRAVVVAGAGAAALAGDILAAVCGPGLPLPVVTVRSRRLPGWVGATDLVIVVSRSGRTADTLAVAADAVRRGCYLLVVGGEDTPLQEIAARARAPFVPVSTPGPSRAALWEMVVPLLVAADALRLTRAGQQVFEAAARRLEDVAHRCRPSSESFINPGKLLALELAETVPLVWGTSPLTAAAARRFGCQLAENAGYPALWGEFPDVGHGQVMTLDGPFARRDVFADDPGRSLRLFMLRDLGESPEEAEWRETCLRLAEERDVPVSELTAEGDHPLERIAGLVGLLDYGSVYLALGYGVDPTPIPAIMELRARSTQ
- a CDS encoding glycosyltransferase family 2 protein, encoding MPSTNATPHHGAHPAAVGTARPEAATVTAIVVVHDGVRWLGETLDAIMRQSRPVDRLICVDNGSHDGSRELLVRTLGEGGVLSLSRSTGFGEAVARAMEELPRTGGREWIWLLHDDCAPDVRALEALLWAADRDPSAAVLGPKLLDWIDRKALLEIGVTVDRTGRRDTGLEPKEYDQGQHDAPGGVREVLSVSSAGMLIRRDVWEEVGGLDPGFELFRDDLDLCWRVRNAGHKVLNVTHAVAWHAEAAARRRRRITASVHHPRRLDRRNALFVIMVNVPFGAFLWSLLRNIALSLVRVVLLLLAKQPADAFDECYAIGWLLARPGRLLRARRARRKGRKQNHPKVKKMLAPRGAALHRLVDMVRGYLSGEGPVESSGRHHAAARAEDGEELLNDRTSPLRRVFTNPGLLLFSALLAVTLVAERSLFGGDRLGGGTLVPVIGGASDLWRLYTESFHATGIGSQGWPPPYVAVLAVISTITLGKTWLAVTVLLLGCVPLAGLSAYLATRRMIPGVGARVWLAATYALLPVATGAIAAGRLGTAVVLVLLPVYAALATAMLGGEGRRARRAAWGLGLLLAVGTAFAPLVYPFTVVVGALGAVAFGAARRGAGVSVGIALGVPLVLLFPWLVQLLGHPEQILLEAGLHQPGLADPRLSAESLLALSPGGPGMPPLWVTAGLLAVALAALLVRRGRMVVAVGWAVILFGLLVAILVSRARVTAIAGSVAAHAWPGVPLAFAATGALVVAALTARRLAELRAAGGLRRAAALLVAAVAFSTPVLAAGFWVWKGVDGPLRGDLPDAMPVLAAAGSADGERTLVLRSTGDGGLTYTVLRGRTPIIGEADLPAPEEARSRLATAAAGIVSGRSGSDTEILATFGVRFVVLVAPIDPGVAGALDSQPDLVRMSLSETTGVWRLARPLGRVWIAGPGGERTPATVGRGPDGSLAVDVPPGEGDERTLVLAEPHGGWRATMDDEELPATVVDGWAQGFTLGAAGGEVRLVHEDGPRRIWLWVQAVLVVIVLVLAAPGARSSGDEPDEEPPPGPPPTGRKQAVPSAPERARRVEMAGR
- a CDS encoding DUF3499 domain-containing protein, whose amino-acid sequence is MSPVRRCSRTACSQPAVFTLTYVYADSTAVLGPLATYAEPHCYDLCAEHAERLTAPRGWEVVRLPNEAAQPTTDDLEALANAVREAAKPASSGDEPVGQGVEVGRRGHLRVLRSAQPQRDR
- a CDS encoding metallopeptidase family protein, yielding MRGPIAPSHVPIARSRSERFDDLVLDAVDRLKPRWSTQLAAVEFAVEEVPPATELGDGPGRLGGEPIPFGRAQPAAGTDPAAVILYRRPLEARARDRETLGALIHDAVVEQVADLLGLSPETVDPGYDDRH
- a CDS encoding Trm112 family protein — translated: MKIDEWLLEILACPACKAPLRAETERDELACTSTTCGLVYPVRDDIPVLLVDEARRP
- a CDS encoding DUF5719 family protein; translated protein: MRVVETALRALIENRFGMLGLVVVSLLALYGVAYATRPAPAAAPAPQPSRVPVESVTAVCPDLAGAAVSVVAPGQNGKSGQKGAGEVAVTELGEDGEPVGTLTETGRLWQKTPKGRTGPLLVAGDGAVATGLEAAQTGTQTSGALRGLAGVRCVEPSASAWLVGPGPAAADVTLYLANADSAPASVRLAVYAGEGTVLDDHGLVLEPGEHRAIPLKDLAPSPLIMAVEVRTSKGRVAVAARAAMSGGRGVDWLPQAAPPATRVVVPGIPGGGGKRELYVAAPGELDAVVSIKAVTADGAYAMKNRETLEVPAGSVASLDLTTGIGGQAAALVLTSETPVVAGMTVTATGSLPDVAFSAGAGPIDLGSVVADNRASGGDKPDKAATLVLTAPEKAGRVRVTVIPARGSAPKPLEVSIPAARTREVELPAARGPFSVALTPLPGSGPVYGGRVLTDRLGDGLLITLQPLAPARVWTLVPPLTDSPVTVLP
- a CDS encoding cation diffusion facilitator family transporter; translation: MAAGGGTKAIIAALAANLSIAAAKFVAFLITSSSSMLAESIHSVADSGNQVLLLIGGKRAARARTRLHPFGYGRERYFYAFVVAVVLFTVGALFSIYEGYHKIVDPHPVETPIVAFGVLIFAIIAEAFSFRTAIKEANEVRGRQGWVQFIRHSKSPELPVIVLEDFGALLGLIFALFGVAMAVITGNPLWDGIGTIMIGVLLAIIAIVLAVETKSLLIGESAGAETEEKIIQALTGGPEVSRVIHLRTLHIGPEELLVAAKIAVDHDDTAAEVARGIDAAEQRVRAAVPYARIIYLEPDLYRDGQARPAAARAANEGTNSAADGEG
- a CDS encoding MerR family transcriptional regulator, encoding MRITEAARRLGMSPRMLRYREALGLLPPVRGKGAHRRFGEEELAAVAQAVELEKRFNVSPAELAFGLRVLTDPAVAQAVRELGLRIGRVQAPRRVLDFEKEKALRLLRERATASGKAPHR